The Montipora foliosa isolate CH-2021 chromosome 1, ASM3666993v2, whole genome shotgun sequence DNA segment TCTCATTAGTgttcaatcctggacatattaaaaaagcaaagaaatatATGTTCAGTGCTTTGGTATTACTTTTTCTAACGGAGACATTATGGCCTGGTTTTGTTGAGCCATTATCATGTGAAGATTTTGgctctgctgctgctgctgtgcttgttgttgttgcatgGCCTGCAGCAGTGTTTGCTGTTGGTTCACCATAACTTGAAACTGGTTAGCTTTATCCTGCTGTTCGTTCTTCTTCATCTCGATTTCCTTCTCACGGAGTGCCATTTCTCTTtcgcatttttcttttaaaaactcTACAGCATCATTGCCACTCCTTCTCTTCCTCCTGTCCTTCATGTCACCACCATTATCTTCCTGGGTTTTCCTCTTCTTTGTCTGGCTCATCCTTTCCATTGCTTGTTTTCGCATTTCTTCAGCAGTAACGTTATCATTCTCTTTCTTTCTATTGACATCTTCTCTGTTCTCCTCTGCAGCTTTTTCTCTCTCCGTGATCTCTTCCAAGAGAACATCCAGCTCATCCTGTTCAGGAGATATTCCAGATGCCTGTGTTTCTTCCCTTTCTTTCTCTTTGTACCTAGTCTGAAGAAGGGAAAATCTCTCCCTGACTGCTCTCTGTGAGAGATTCTGTTTAAATTTCAGCTGCTGGCAATTCTTCAGAGACTGAGCTATATCAGTCCAAATCTTTCCTGCCTCATTGCTACCCTTTTTGTGCTTGTAAGGCTCAAGAGCTAGAACCTCTCTGCAGAGCAGTGTATCATGAGCTTTGGTCCAATACATTGAATTCCTgttgaaagggaaaaaataggGTTGTATCGAAGAGCAATAGCCAGCCTCTATCCCCAGGGGAATTCTCCTATTTGCAGTATACGAATTTTTCAACAGGCATTACGggctttagaaaaaaaaatcaaaaaagaaagatgCAAGGCTGGTAAACAGAGAAGAATATTCTtatcagttttgtttttgttgagtCATGCACAGCCCATGTTATGTCAAACCAGCTGTTCATTTGACCTTCACTCATGCAAATAAGAAATGTCTTGTTTTGCAAATAAAGGAGcagcttttttcctttcaaacgTTTATCGCAGAAGAGACCATAAAAGCTGTTTAAAACGTAAGATTGATGAactttatacaccttattccacaTTGGCGGCTATGttagtgttcttttgtttccttgcaaattagccctcgTTGCTTCGTTGAAGGGAAAATGTTACTTTGAATTTCGAGTTTAAGAGCGAGGCAACAAGGTgtaatttgaaaagaaacagAAGAACGCTAAAATGGTCGCCATACGGTGTCTTCTAAATGTGAAGTTGATGTAAACAGTGAATAAAGCTTCGAGCTGCCTGTACTTCGGCAACTTTcaagacaaaatattaaacagATATAACTCGATTATGACACAATGTTCGTAAAATGTGATAAGTCCGAACATTGAGAACTATCGATTCTGATGAGTTTCTTGAAATCCATTTTCAACAGCAATAACAATTCAGTGGAAAACTGAGCACTTACGACGCTTTCTTTTCTGCAGCCATGCTATGACTTGGCGTACTGAAGTAGCTCGCAAATCGTTCAAAAATtctgtaaaaataacaaaggaacaaCTATCTCAGAACGGAATTTTATGGTTTAGTACTTAATCTCCGAAATTAGCTGCTCAAACAGCGAAAACAGTGTTAAAAATGGAAGTAAACAACGGGCTTATACTCACGTAGTGAAGAGTACGCCAAAGCAAGCAATTCCCCGTAGTTGAGAGCAAGGCTACGGCGGGAAAGCCGTACTAGTGCGTATGTGATGACGTCACCGGAAGTAATCTTCAGCATCTTCCGCCGTACTAGAGCCTAGCCGTACCATATCTTAAAAGTCCCTACTTTTTATCATTGCTTCTGCTCAAGTTGTATTTGAAAGGCCTTACatgtttttacaaaatgttcTGTACAATGCTTTTG contains these protein-coding regions:
- the LOC137976955 gene encoding mRNA export factor GLE1-like; translation: MAAEKKASNSMYWTKAHDTLLCREVLALEPYKHKKGSNEAGKIWTDIAQSLKNCQQLKFKQNLSQRAVRERFSLLQTRYKEKEREETQASGISPEQDELDVLLEEITEREKAAEENREDVNRKKENDNVTAEEMRKQAMERMSQTKKRKTQEDNGGDMKDRRKRRSGNDAVEFLKEKCEREMALREKEIEMKKNEQQDKANQFQVMVNQQQTLLQAMQQQQAQQQQQSQNLHMIMAQQNQAIMSPLEKVIPKH